TTTAACCCCTACAATACGTACACTCAGTTGGTTAGGGAATGGAAATATCCAAGAGATGCCAATATAATTAGCAGACATTTTTTCTTTTGTCTTATTTTAAGAATTCACTGTTTCTCCCTTCTCATTCATTTTGATTCAGGCACTTACATTTGTATATTTTGCGCTTTGTGGAAGCCTAAAATTCCGGCCATTTATTAAAATGACTTTCTGGCACCAATAATTTCGAGGAAGACAAACTTGTGAATTTTTTTGATCGGGAAAAAAATTCCCAAGTTTGTCTTCCTGCAAAATTATTGGTACTTACTGATGTCGAAAACAGAATTCGAGAAATGATGTTGGTATTGATGAAGATCAAGCTGATGTCGAAagtttgtttttttagtttttaatgaGAATCCATTCTACAGTACTTGCGGGGATGTTCAGTTGCGTTTGCAGGTAAATGGCTTAATGCCTATTATATGCACATATAAACTAATCTCTTGTTATTCATGAGAAATTCAGGCACTAATTAAGTTTAactttttgtagcttttgtttGCACTAGCAAGTATATTTAAGAACAATGGTTTGCGAAATAGATTCCATTTAACGAAGAAAGAGTCACATATTCTTCAAGAATTTATCAatgctttgttttatgttgtgGTTTATGAATCTTTTTCTTAGGTGATTTACTAGTATCTTTAGTATCAGGTGTTGTGCGAGATGCAATTCATCAACATGGTACAAACGAAGATACCATAAATGCATTTCCCCGGAGGAAAGTGAGGTTATGGATTCAATTTCTACTCATGGGGAAATTAAAGAAGCAGtgtttgatttgggagctgacaGTGTTTCAGGACCGGATTGGTTCAATGGTATTttctatagacattgttgggatatCATAAGTTCTGACTTGTATAATGTTGTTAAGAACTGTTgggagatgaagaagatttcaaaTGATAtcaactctagttttattgtctTGATACCTAAGAACAACGCTTATGATGATGCTGTCAAGGAATTTTAGGGGGAATTGGTGACTTTATGTTTCTGTCAGTATGTTTGGTTGCCAAAATCccttggaatcacgtttcctaCGAGAATtacttttccagcaaatcctccatatgtaGTCCAATCCCTCCtccctaagatttgctgggaaacttatcaagggatttatggactCATTTTTCCAATCCTTAAATTctatatatatacaattttaatATTGTGAAGGTAATGCCAAGCAGTACACGGACTGTAAAACAAGGGAATTCGATGAATCCTAGGTATTTTAACCGAGTTACGAAACACAATGTGGATTTGCATGAATCCCGGGATTTTTAATCCCATTGGAATTTAAATTCCTCAGAATtgtgaattctgcaaacaaacccactattagtaacttcttcttcaaatttttcACTAAGATTCTGGGCACAAGACTTGGTAAGGTGTTGGGTAAGTTGGTTTCTGAGGAGCATGTGGATTTTATGAAGGGTTGAAGTATTCATGaaaatattgctttggtttctGAAATGATTAACGAGATTGGAGTGGATATAAAACATGGCAATGTTGGCCTCAAGTTAGACATTTTCAAGCTTTTGACACTTTAAGCTGGAAATTCGTAGAAGAAGTCTTTCGTAGGTCCGTTTACTCTGACACTTGGTATAGCTGGATTTTGAACAATTTACACTCGACAAAAAATTCAGTTTTGGTTAATAGAAGCCCTGAAGGTTTCTGTAATATTTCAAGAGGCTTGCGGTAAGGTGAGCCACTTTAACATTTGATTTTTGTTCTAATTGAATATATTTTAAGGAGAAACATATCTAAATTGTTTGCTTCAAAGAAAATGAGCTATATGGTTAACAAGAAAGGGGTAGCATCATTTTTCAGATGATATTTTagttttttgcaagggaaattgGTATAACCTGCAGAGTTACTTGACTTGTTGCAGATGTACCAGTGTGCCTCAGGCAAACAGTTAGCAGGCAAAAGAGTAAGTTTTACTATGGTGGTGGTTCGTATTCTAGGGGTAAGGCCATTGCAAATTTCTGGGGAATAGAAAGAGCTTTGTTCCCTGATCGTTACTTGGGTGTAATTCTTAAACCTGGTTTACTAAGAAATATTTATGTTAGACAAGTAGTTGAGAAGACTATAAATAAGTTGGATGGATGGAAAGGTAAACTGCTATTGTCTCAGGCTATGCTTGTTCTTGTTTGTTCTGTCATATCTAGTTATATTGTTCAATCTATGGTTGTCTATCGAAGGCCTATGATGATGATTGAATTAAGTTTTAGGTCTATCCGGAATTTTTTGTGGTCTGGAGATTCTGAGAAGCAGAAATGGTTCATTGTGGCTTATGATATATAGTTTGTGTTGTCCTTGTAAAGAGAGTGGTTTGGGGATAAAGAGGATGGTTGTTGTCAACAAATCCATGCTAATGAAACTCTGGTGGAATAAGGATTGAGCAATGTTTTTGAAGGCCAAATATTTCAAGGTGAATGGAAATATAATCGATTACAAGATGGTGTCCTCTGTTTTTCCTGGCATCatgtggattttttattttttttttgattttttttttgtagaaagaCACACGAGATGCATCATTTATATAGGTTTGAATACATATTTatattttgataattggtgtgttgaTTTCCCATTGGCAAGAAGACTGGACTTATATTCTGCTGAAAAGGAATGATTTCGTGGCGAAGGTTCGTGATTTGATTGTTATTCGAGAGTGGGTTATTCCAGATTGCAGCGAAGTAGGTATAAATAATATGTCGGTTATTGTTGGTGGTGatgattataaaatttgggaTTTGGACCAAAAATGTGTCTTTTATGTTAAGGCTGTAAAGGATGTAGTTAGGACAAGGTATGATGAGACTGCTAAAACAATGCTTATATGGAAATTTTTGGTACATCCTACCCTTGTAGTGCAGTGTTGGAAGATTTAGAAAGGTGTGTTTTTCGCAACTCAGGATACACAGATCCATAAGTCGGGAACtgagatgattatatgatgatgcTTATGCAAAAAGAATGTTGAGAATGGAAGTTTATCATTATCTAACCTAAATACCTCTTATGGTTGCATTCGAGGAAAAAAGCCAACCGTAAACTGCTCTGATAACTTTAAAAAATCAATCTTTTTACATACTTTCACCATTATGAGGTGTGTAAAAATAGATTTCTCTATCATATATGGATTCACCCACCTCGAATTTGTCACTAAAATCACttgtttgagtgaatcaaaatctaaggttttgaaaaaataatttattttttctttctacCTCTCTTCACTCCAAAAGATAAATCAAAACACTAATTCTAATTTTATATCAAAATTATTAATCTAATAACTAATACTAGATTAGCTAATATAATTAAATGATAACACCTAATAAAATGAGGGTTATTTAGCAATTAAAAAATATCTAGGGAAGGAGTTTTCGAAATCACTAATTGGTGACCCAATTTTGTTTTATTAGCGCATCCCTTCTATAGGAATCAACAGTCCCTATAGCATATTAAATTCTACGGATATTTTAATTTTGGATTCCAATTTTGTGACCAGAGGTGCATTTGGGTCCTAAAAAGTTCAatattagagtttgggtcccagGACTGCGGTCGACTTTCTTGACTGTtaagatttttctctttttttaaaaTCTTATGTAACATCGTTAGTTAATGTTAACATGTGAGACGCACATGTCAATTTAAACACATCTAATGGTGAGAATGGATAAAATCCTACGGACCACATAATAAGAAGAAAGCTTGCTGCTATTTCTTTCGGGACTTTTCTCAAACATGGTGTACTCCCTTTCATAGTGATCCAAAGAGCATTTCCTGTGCTTGTTCTTCAGTCCGTTGCTCGTCCTGCACTTCTACATAGAGCCAATAGCATAGTGGAGCCACTAATATGATCTCAATCGAAGTGATCAATATATATGTTGTTCAAATTCTATAATAGAGATAGCCTGATAGCCATAATGGTTTGATTTGGTGGTTGTGCAGGGAAGCCACTTTGGAAAAAAGACAGTTAAAAGCAAACAAAACTCCATTAGTCTAGTGAGGTCAGGAGATTACTCCAATTTAGAGCACCAGTTCAAATAACGGAAATTTCGCCGGTAATTTCTTTCCCTTTTTTACTTTGATTTTTCGCCGGTAATTCTAAACCACACGCTTATATAACAGAAATTAAAATGGTATAGTtagtaaataaatctaaacctAATATTATATGGGTCATTTCCATATTTATCGGATTTCCTAAATGTTAAGATGGTCAACTAAAGTCAtgggacccaaactctaatatTAAATGTTTTGGGACCCAAACGCAACTCCGGTCACAAAATTgagacccaaaatcaaaatatccctaaTTTCTAATAGAATTTGTCTTCCCAATATAGCTGACATATTGTGTACCTAGCAAAATACACATGGTTTAATATTGTATTTGTTAGgtacaataatcaaaaacaagaaaaaatcaaataaactaaaattgttgaagaaaatttttgcatttaatgattttgtgtcgccaattttccttcttgtttgctcttccttcgcaagattctacctcagtttcgtaacacctctttccttcaattcaat
This genomic stretch from Papaver somniferum cultivar HN1 chromosome 5, ASM357369v1, whole genome shotgun sequence harbors:
- the LOC113279129 gene encoding uncharacterized protein LOC113279129; this translates as MDSISTHGEIKEAVFDLGADSVSGPDWFNDVPVCLRQTVSRQKSKFYYGGGSYSRGKAIANFWGIERALFPDRYLGVILKPGLLRNIYVRQVVEKTINKLDGWKGKLLLSQAMLVLVCSVISSYIVQSMVVYRRPMMMIELSFRSIRNFLWSGDSEKQKWFIVAYDI